One Setaria viridis chromosome 3, Setaria_viridis_v4.0, whole genome shotgun sequence DNA window includes the following coding sequences:
- the LOC117848541 gene encoding putative disease resistance protein RGA1 isoform X1 has translation MLAVSIFPKSCFSNPSSTFATLSTLQLCFPVSTILRVCSDRAPGVPMAEVLATMVVGPLVSMVKEKASSYLLEQYQVMEGLEKQHKLLKRKLPAILDVITDAEEQAAAKREGAKAWLEEVRQVAYQANDVLDEFKYEALRRKAREEGHYKELGMDVIKLFPSHNRFVFRKRMGNKLRMILEELDVLIAEMNCFGFKFRPGPPVPVNHLRENSSKIIDPVDIAGRSRAGDKEKIIKSLLDKASNVKLTVFPIVGMGGMGKTTLAQLVYNDPEIQKHFQLRLWVCVSDNFDVDTLAKRIVEEAKKKFETKEAKKNGCHANGSSALDKLQNAVSGKRYLLVLDDVWNRDEAHKWEKLKSYLHGGSGSSVLTTTRDQEVAKLMMGTAEGAYELGRLGENFIEEIIKSRAFSSKQEKDWPRELVNMVGDVAKRCAGSPLAATALGSVLSTKTTAREWKDVLRRKKICDDRNGILPVLKLSYNCLPSHMRQCFAFCAMFPKDYEIDVEMLIQLWMANGFIPVLQGEEHPEISGKNIFIELASRSFFHDVKGIPFEFTDIEVSRVTCKIHDLMHDVALDSMGKECAALSKSGDFPHSPRHLLLLETFLNDSQEKGTKDKVKDKDKDNDVIQTLICEADVYVDLQLLSKYMSPRALKIKINRASFLGPRCLHHLRYLDLSGSYDIKSLPKDISILYHLQTLNLSDCHNLERLPKGMKYMTALRHLYTHGCEKLKTMPADLRHLTSLQTLTCFVAGAGSGCSKVGELGWLDDLGGQLELRQLENVKEADAKEAKLGNKKRLARLTLRWTDVDKEAWNSDREVLEGLKPHDGLKVLKIYSCSIDSCPTWMNKLQGIVELELSDCKRLEKLPAFWQLPALQILCLCGLENIRYLCSSDTAFTFQKLKNLAIFKLPNFEIWWGTSEVRGERPIFPLLEKLLIKECKSLAALPKASVIKETFEGVKIEYRSAFPALKKMKLKDLEMFQRWEDGEGNPGEELAFHRLEKLSIRSCPELTTLPEAPKLSVLEVEGASQQISSLHAASRYITSLSSLELYGDDTETESVAEQNSSELVHGKEKWEHKSPLTDMTLWRYNILFSHSSALPLWSTCFAQLVELGIWWCDALVYWPENVFRALVSLRVLYIWGCSKLTGRTQETSEQSAPERSGLLPCLEFLSLKECPSLVQVPKLPASLKVLEIYNSHMLGSIIFSQQEDTSSLIPGSIGEARASTAVLKLTSSTSHPFLPCLELLGVDIMCCSGLSDVANLPPSIKILSIRDCDNLRSLSGQLDALQTLQIVECSKLKSLESCLGGLPSLEVLGLWNCRSLQSLPNGPQAYSYLRSLLIKSCPGIKLLPPSLQQRLDHLEEKILDARYEGWEYSIRRRLACLK, from the exons ATGCTGGCAGTCTCCATTTTCCCCAAAAGCTGCTTCTCAAACCCATCGTCTACCTTCGCCACCCTCTCCACCTTGCAACTGTGTTTCCCTGTGTCCACTATCCTGCGCGTGTGTTCTGATCGAGCTCCAGGCGTTCCGATGGCTGAGGTACTGGCCACCATGGTGGTCGGGCCACTGGTGTCCATGGTGAAGGAGAAGGCCTCCAGCTACCTCCTGGAGCAGTACCAGGTGATGGAGGGCTTGGAGAAGCAGCACAAGCTCCTCAAGCGCAAACTGCCGGCCATCCTGGACGTCATCACCGACGCCGAGGAGCAGGCGGCAGCCAAGCGAGAAGGGGCGAAAGCTTGGCTGGAGGAGGTCCGGCAAGTGGCCTACCAGGCGAATGACGTCTTGGACGAGTTCAAGTACGAGGCGCTCCGCCGCAAAGCCAGGGAGGAGGGGCACTACAAGGAGCTCGGCATGGATGTAATAAAGCTCTTCCCTTCTCACAACCGTTTTGTGTTCCGTAAAAGGATGGGCAACAAGCTCCGCATGATTTTGGAAGAACTTGATGTCCTTATCGCAGAGATGAATTGTTTCGGGTTCAAATTCCGACCAGGGCCACCAGTGCCCGTAAATCACTTGAGGGAGAATAGTTCTAAAATCATCGACCCTGTGGACATTGCCGGCAGATCCAGAGCTGGAGACAAGGAGAAGATTATTAAGTCGTTACTTGATAAAGCTAGCAATGTGAAGCTCACTGTCTTTCCTATCGTCGGGATGGGAGGGATGGGGAAGACCACCTTAGCCCAGCTTGTTTACAATGATCCTGAGATTCAGAAGCATTTCCAGCTGCGACTATGGGTGTGCGTCTCTGACAACTTTGATGTGGATACTCTGGCTAAAAGAATTGTGGAAGAAGCTAAGAAGAAGTTTGAAACGAAAGAAGCTAAGAAGAATGGTTGTCATGCAAATGGAAGTTCAGCATTGGACAAGCTTCAAAATGCAGTGAGTGGGAAGAGGTACCTCCTTGTACTGGATGATGTCTGGAACCGTGATGAGGCACACAAGTGGGAAAAACTGAAGTCCTACCTTCATGGTGGCAGTGGCAGCTCAGTGTTGACAACAACTCGTGATCAAGAAGTTGCAAAACTAATGATGGGTACAGCTGAAGGAGCCTATGAACTTGGACGCTTGGGTGAAAATTTCATAGAGGAAATTATCAAGTCAAGAGCATTCAGCTCAAAACAAGAAAAGGATTGGCCTCGTGAACTAGTTAACATGGTTGGTGATGTTGCAAAGAGATGTGCTGGTTCTCCTTTAGCTGCTACAGCATTGGGCTCTGTGTTAAGTACCAAGACCACCGCGCGTGAATGGAAGGATGTGCTAAGGAGAAAAAAGATTTGTGATGATAGAAACGGAATCTTACCAGTACTCAAGCTTAGTTACAATTGCTTGCCATCACATATGCGGCAATGCTTTGCTTTCTGTGCTATGTTTCCCAAGGATTATGAGATTGACGTGGAAATGTTGATCCAGTTATGGATGGCTAATGGTTTTATCCCAGTGCTACAAGGAGAAGAACATCCTGAAATTTCaggtaaaaatattttcattgaGCTTGCGTCAAGGTCATTTTTCCATGATGTGAAGGGGATCCCATTTGAGTTCACTGATATAGAGGTCTCTAGAGTTACTTGTAAGATCCATGACCTTATGCATGACGTTGCACTAGATTCTATGGGAAAAGAATGCGCTGCTCTAAGTAAAAGTGGGGATTTTCCACATTCACCTCGTCATTTATTATTGTTAGAAACTTTTCTGAATGATTCCCAGGAGAAAGGCACTAAAGATAAAGTTAAAGATAAAGATAAAGATAATGACGTTATACAAACACTGATATGTGAGGCAGATGTATACGTAGACTTGCAGCTTTTGTCAAAGTACATGTCTCCGCGAGCACTAAAGATAAAGATCAACCGAGCTTCATTCCTCGGACCCAGATGTCTTCATCACCTGAGGTATCTTGATCTCTCAGGAAGCTATGATATTAAATCACTTCCTAAAGATATAAGCATCCTATATCATCTGCAAACATTGAACCTTTCTGACTGTCACAATCTTGAACGACTTCCAAAGGGAATGAAGTACATGACTGCCCTCCGTCACCTCTACACTCACGGATGTGAAAAGTTAAAGACCATGCCTGCTGACCTTAGACACCTCACTTCCCTACAGACCCTTACATGCTTTGTAGCAGGTGCTGGATCCGGTTGCAGTAAGGTGGGAGAACTTGGGTGGTTAGACGACCTTGGTGGTCAGCTGGAGCTAAGACAGCTAGAAAATGTGAAAGAGGCAGATGCAAAAGAGGCAAAACTCGGAAATAAGAAAAGACTGGCTAGGTTGACATTAAGATGGACTGATGTTGACAAAGAGGCATGGAATAGTGATAGAGAGGTACTGGAAGGTCTCAAGCCTCATGACGGACTGAAGGTTCTAAAGATATATTCCTGCAGTATCGACAGTTGTCCAACATGGATGAATAAGTTGCAAGGCATAGTGGAGCTTGAGTTATCCGATTGCAAAAGACTCGAGAAGCTTCCTGCATTCTGGCAGTTACCAGCTCTGCAAATTCTTTGCTTGTGCGGATTGGAAAACATACGTTACCTGTGCAGCAGTGATACAGCCTTCACATTTCAGAAACTGAAGAACCTTGCAATTTTTAAGTTGCCAAACTTTGAGATATGGTGGGGCACAAGTGAGGTGCGAGGAGAAAGGCCAATATTTCCTCTGCTTGAGAAGCTGTTAATCAAAGAGTGTAAAAGTCTAGCTGCACTGCCAAAAGCATCAGTTATTAAAGAAACATTCGAAGGGGTCAAGATTGAGTACAGGTCTGCATTTccagcattgaagaaaatgaaattaaaagATCTTGAGATGTTTCAGCGATGGGAGGATGGCGAAGGAAATCCAGGAGAAGAGCTAGCGTTTCATCGGCTTGAGAAACTAAGTATTCGGAGTTGCCCAGAGTTGACTACTCTACCCGAAGCACCTAAGCTAAGTGTATTAGAAGTAGAAGGAGCCAGCCAACAAATATCGTCCCTGCACGCAGCTAGCAGATATATCACTTCATTGTCCAGCCTGGAGTTGTATGGCGATGACACAGAAACAGAATCGGTGGCTGAACAAAATTCGAGTGAGTTGGTGCATGGCAAGGAGAAATGGGAGCATAAATCCCCTTTGACAGATATGACGTTATGGAGATACAACATTTTGTTCTCCCACTCAAGTGCACTGCCACTATGGAGTACATGTTTTGCACAGCTCGTAGAATTAGGAATTTGGTGGTGCGACGCTCTTGTCTATTGGCCAGAAAACGTGTTCCGGGCCCTGGTATCCTTAAGGGTGTTATATATTTGGGGATGCAGCAAACTGACTGGACGCACACAAGAAACTTCTGAGCAATCTGCTCCAGAACGGAGTGGACTCCTACCATGTCTAGAGTTTCTATCCTTAAAAGAGTGTCCATCTTTGGTACAGGTTCCCAAGCTACCGGCATCTCTCAAGGTATTAGAAATTTACAACAGCCATATGCTTGGGTCCATCATATTCAGTCAGCAGGAGGATACGTCATCGCTAATTCCAGGGTCCATCGGTGAGGCTAGGGCGTCTACAGCTGTACTGAAGCTGACATCATCAACCAGCCATCCCTTCCTTCCATGCCTAGAATTGCTAGGAGTAGACATAATGTGTTGCAGTGGCTTGTCAGATGTTGCCAATCTTCCTCCGTCCATCAAGATCTTGTCGATTCGTGACTGCGATAATCTTCGATCCCTATCAGGACAGCTGGATGCCCTCCAAACATTACAAATTGTGGAGTGCAGTAAACTGAAATCACTGGAATCTTGCTTAGGAGGGCTCCCATCGCTGGAAGTCCTCGGCCTTTGGAATTGCAGAAGCCTGCAATCCTTACCGAATGGGCCTCAAGCCTACTCATATCTTAGATCTCTTTTGATTAAATCTTGTCCTGGTATAAAGTTGCTTCCCCCGAGCCTACAGCAACGTCTGGATCATCTCGAGGAGAAAATACTAGATGCCCGTTACGAAG GATGGGAATATTCAATTAGGAGGCGGCTGGCATGCTTGAAATAG
- the LOC117848541 gene encoding uncharacterized protein isoform X2 — MSSSPEGMKYMTALRHLYTHGCEKLKTMPADLRHLTSLQTLTCFVAGAGSGCSKVGELGWLDDLGGQLELRQLENVKEADAKEAKLGNKKRLARLTLRWTDVDKEAWNSDREVLEGLKPHDGLKVLKIYSCSIDSCPTWMNKLQGIVELELSDCKRLEKLPAFWQLPALQILCLCGLENIRYLCSSDTAFTFQKLKNLAIFKLPNFEIWWGTSEVRGERPIFPLLEKLLIKECKSLAALPKASVIKETFEGVKIEYRSAFPALKKMKLKDLEMFQRWEDGEGNPGEELAFHRLEKLSIRSCPELTTLPEAPKLSVLEVEGASQQISSLHAASRYITSLSSLELYGDDTETESVAEQNSSELVHGKEKWEHKSPLTDMTLWRYNILFSHSSALPLWSTCFAQLVELGIWWCDALVYWPENVFRALVSLRVLYIWGCSKLTGRTQETSEQSAPERSGLLPCLEFLSLKECPSLVQVPKLPASLKVLEIYNSHMLGSIIFSQQEDTSSLIPGSIGEARASTAVLKLTSSTSHPFLPCLELLGVDIMCCSGLSDVANLPPSIKILSIRDCDNLRSLSGQLDALQTLQIVECSKLKSLESCLGGLPSLEVLGLWNCRSLQSLPNGPQAYSYLRSLLIKSCPGIKLLPPSLQQRLDHLEEKILDARYEGWEYSIRRRLACLK, encoded by the exons ATGTCTTCATCACCTGAG GGAATGAAGTACATGACTGCCCTCCGTCACCTCTACACTCACGGATGTGAAAAGTTAAAGACCATGCCTGCTGACCTTAGACACCTCACTTCCCTACAGACCCTTACATGCTTTGTAGCAGGTGCTGGATCCGGTTGCAGTAAGGTGGGAGAACTTGGGTGGTTAGACGACCTTGGTGGTCAGCTGGAGCTAAGACAGCTAGAAAATGTGAAAGAGGCAGATGCAAAAGAGGCAAAACTCGGAAATAAGAAAAGACTGGCTAGGTTGACATTAAGATGGACTGATGTTGACAAAGAGGCATGGAATAGTGATAGAGAGGTACTGGAAGGTCTCAAGCCTCATGACGGACTGAAGGTTCTAAAGATATATTCCTGCAGTATCGACAGTTGTCCAACATGGATGAATAAGTTGCAAGGCATAGTGGAGCTTGAGTTATCCGATTGCAAAAGACTCGAGAAGCTTCCTGCATTCTGGCAGTTACCAGCTCTGCAAATTCTTTGCTTGTGCGGATTGGAAAACATACGTTACCTGTGCAGCAGTGATACAGCCTTCACATTTCAGAAACTGAAGAACCTTGCAATTTTTAAGTTGCCAAACTTTGAGATATGGTGGGGCACAAGTGAGGTGCGAGGAGAAAGGCCAATATTTCCTCTGCTTGAGAAGCTGTTAATCAAAGAGTGTAAAAGTCTAGCTGCACTGCCAAAAGCATCAGTTATTAAAGAAACATTCGAAGGGGTCAAGATTGAGTACAGGTCTGCATTTccagcattgaagaaaatgaaattaaaagATCTTGAGATGTTTCAGCGATGGGAGGATGGCGAAGGAAATCCAGGAGAAGAGCTAGCGTTTCATCGGCTTGAGAAACTAAGTATTCGGAGTTGCCCAGAGTTGACTACTCTACCCGAAGCACCTAAGCTAAGTGTATTAGAAGTAGAAGGAGCCAGCCAACAAATATCGTCCCTGCACGCAGCTAGCAGATATATCACTTCATTGTCCAGCCTGGAGTTGTATGGCGATGACACAGAAACAGAATCGGTGGCTGAACAAAATTCGAGTGAGTTGGTGCATGGCAAGGAGAAATGGGAGCATAAATCCCCTTTGACAGATATGACGTTATGGAGATACAACATTTTGTTCTCCCACTCAAGTGCACTGCCACTATGGAGTACATGTTTTGCACAGCTCGTAGAATTAGGAATTTGGTGGTGCGACGCTCTTGTCTATTGGCCAGAAAACGTGTTCCGGGCCCTGGTATCCTTAAGGGTGTTATATATTTGGGGATGCAGCAAACTGACTGGACGCACACAAGAAACTTCTGAGCAATCTGCTCCAGAACGGAGTGGACTCCTACCATGTCTAGAGTTTCTATCCTTAAAAGAGTGTCCATCTTTGGTACAGGTTCCCAAGCTACCGGCATCTCTCAAGGTATTAGAAATTTACAACAGCCATATGCTTGGGTCCATCATATTCAGTCAGCAGGAGGATACGTCATCGCTAATTCCAGGGTCCATCGGTGAGGCTAGGGCGTCTACAGCTGTACTGAAGCTGACATCATCAACCAGCCATCCCTTCCTTCCATGCCTAGAATTGCTAGGAGTAGACATAATGTGTTGCAGTGGCTTGTCAGATGTTGCCAATCTTCCTCCGTCCATCAAGATCTTGTCGATTCGTGACTGCGATAATCTTCGATCCCTATCAGGACAGCTGGATGCCCTCCAAACATTACAAATTGTGGAGTGCAGTAAACTGAAATCACTGGAATCTTGCTTAGGAGGGCTCCCATCGCTGGAAGTCCTCGGCCTTTGGAATTGCAGAAGCCTGCAATCCTTACCGAATGGGCCTCAAGCCTACTCATATCTTAGATCTCTTTTGATTAAATCTTGTCCTGGTATAAAGTTGCTTCCCCCGAGCCTACAGCAACGTCTGGATCATCTCGAGGAGAAAATACTAGATGCCCGTTACGAAG GATGGGAATATTCAATTAGGAGGCGGCTGGCATGCTTGAAATAG
- the LOC117848541 gene encoding putative disease resistance protein RGA3 isoform X3, whose product MLAVSIFPKSCFSNPSSTFATLSTLQLCFPVSTILRVCSDRAPGVPMAEVLATMVVGPLVSMVKEKASSYLLEQYQVMEGLEKQHKLLKRKLPAILDVITDAEEQAAAKREGAKAWLEEVRQVAYQANDVLDEFKYEALRRKAREEGHYKELGMDVIKLFPSHNRFVFRKRMGNKLRMILEELDVLIAEMNCFGFKFRPGPPVPVNHLRENSSKIIDPVDIAGRSRAGDKEKIIKSLLDKASNVKLTVFPIVGMGGMGKTTLAQLVYNDPEIQKHFQLRLWVCVSDNFDVDTLAKRIVEEAKKKFETKEAKKNGCHANGSSALDKLQNAVSGKRYLLVLDDVWNRDEAHKWEKLKSYLHGGSGSSVLTTTRDQEVAKLMMGTAEGAYELGRLGENFIEEIIKSRAFSSKQEKDWPRELVNMVGDVAKRCAGSPLAATALGSVLSTKTTAREWKDVLRRKKICDDRNGILPVLKLSYNCLPSHMRQCFAFCAMFPKDYEIDVEMLIQLWMANGFIPVLQGEEHPEISGKNIFIELASRSFFHDVKGIPFEFTDIEVSRVTCKIHDLMHDVALDSMGKECAALSKSGDFPHSPRHLLLLETFLNDSQEKGTKDKVKDKDKDNDVIQTLICEADVYVDLQLLSKYMSPRALKIKINRASFLGPRCLHHLRE is encoded by the exons ATGCTGGCAGTCTCCATTTTCCCCAAAAGCTGCTTCTCAAACCCATCGTCTACCTTCGCCACCCTCTCCACCTTGCAACTGTGTTTCCCTGTGTCCACTATCCTGCGCGTGTGTTCTGATCGAGCTCCAGGCGTTCCGATGGCTGAGGTACTGGCCACCATGGTGGTCGGGCCACTGGTGTCCATGGTGAAGGAGAAGGCCTCCAGCTACCTCCTGGAGCAGTACCAGGTGATGGAGGGCTTGGAGAAGCAGCACAAGCTCCTCAAGCGCAAACTGCCGGCCATCCTGGACGTCATCACCGACGCCGAGGAGCAGGCGGCAGCCAAGCGAGAAGGGGCGAAAGCTTGGCTGGAGGAGGTCCGGCAAGTGGCCTACCAGGCGAATGACGTCTTGGACGAGTTCAAGTACGAGGCGCTCCGCCGCAAAGCCAGGGAGGAGGGGCACTACAAGGAGCTCGGCATGGATGTAATAAAGCTCTTCCCTTCTCACAACCGTTTTGTGTTCCGTAAAAGGATGGGCAACAAGCTCCGCATGATTTTGGAAGAACTTGATGTCCTTATCGCAGAGATGAATTGTTTCGGGTTCAAATTCCGACCAGGGCCACCAGTGCCCGTAAATCACTTGAGGGAGAATAGTTCTAAAATCATCGACCCTGTGGACATTGCCGGCAGATCCAGAGCTGGAGACAAGGAGAAGATTATTAAGTCGTTACTTGATAAAGCTAGCAATGTGAAGCTCACTGTCTTTCCTATCGTCGGGATGGGAGGGATGGGGAAGACCACCTTAGCCCAGCTTGTTTACAATGATCCTGAGATTCAGAAGCATTTCCAGCTGCGACTATGGGTGTGCGTCTCTGACAACTTTGATGTGGATACTCTGGCTAAAAGAATTGTGGAAGAAGCTAAGAAGAAGTTTGAAACGAAAGAAGCTAAGAAGAATGGTTGTCATGCAAATGGAAGTTCAGCATTGGACAAGCTTCAAAATGCAGTGAGTGGGAAGAGGTACCTCCTTGTACTGGATGATGTCTGGAACCGTGATGAGGCACACAAGTGGGAAAAACTGAAGTCCTACCTTCATGGTGGCAGTGGCAGCTCAGTGTTGACAACAACTCGTGATCAAGAAGTTGCAAAACTAATGATGGGTACAGCTGAAGGAGCCTATGAACTTGGACGCTTGGGTGAAAATTTCATAGAGGAAATTATCAAGTCAAGAGCATTCAGCTCAAAACAAGAAAAGGATTGGCCTCGTGAACTAGTTAACATGGTTGGTGATGTTGCAAAGAGATGTGCTGGTTCTCCTTTAGCTGCTACAGCATTGGGCTCTGTGTTAAGTACCAAGACCACCGCGCGTGAATGGAAGGATGTGCTAAGGAGAAAAAAGATTTGTGATGATAGAAACGGAATCTTACCAGTACTCAAGCTTAGTTACAATTGCTTGCCATCACATATGCGGCAATGCTTTGCTTTCTGTGCTATGTTTCCCAAGGATTATGAGATTGACGTGGAAATGTTGATCCAGTTATGGATGGCTAATGGTTTTATCCCAGTGCTACAAGGAGAAGAACATCCTGAAATTTCaggtaaaaatattttcattgaGCTTGCGTCAAGGTCATTTTTCCATGATGTGAAGGGGATCCCATTTGAGTTCACTGATATAGAGGTCTCTAGAGTTACTTGTAAGATCCATGACCTTATGCATGACGTTGCACTAGATTCTATGGGAAAAGAATGCGCTGCTCTAAGTAAAAGTGGGGATTTTCCACATTCACCTCGTCATTTATTATTGTTAGAAACTTTTCTGAATGATTCCCAGGAGAAAGGCACTAAAGATAAAGTTAAAGATAAAGATAAAGATAATGACGTTATACAAACACTGATATGTGAGGCAGATGTATACGTAGACTTGCAGCTTTTGTCAAAGTACATGTCTCCGCGAGCACTAAAGATAAAGATCAACCGAGCTTCATTCCTCGGACCCAGATGTCTTCATCACCTGAG GGAATGA
- the LOC117848541 gene encoding putative disease resistance protein RGA3 isoform X4: MLAVSIFPKSCFSNPSSTFATLSTLQLCFPVSTILRVCSDRAPGVPMAEVLATMVVGPLVSMVKEKASSYLLEQYQVMEGLEKQHKLLKRKLPAILDVITDAEEQAAAKREGAKAWLEEVRQVAYQANDVLDEFKYEALRRKAREEGHYKELGMDVIKLFPSHNRFVFRKRMGNKLRMILEELDVLIAEMNCFGFKFRPGPPVPVNHLRENSSKIIDPVDIAGRSRAGDKEKIIKSLLDKASNVKLTVFPIVGMGGMGKTTLAQLVYNDPEIQKHFQLRLWVCVSDNFDVDTLAKRIVEEAKKKFETKEAKKNGCHANGSSALDKLQNAVSGKRYLLVLDDVWNRDEAHKWEKLKSYLHGGSGSSVLTTTRDQEVAKLMMGTAEGAYELGRLGENFIEEIIKSRAFSSKQEKDWPRELVNMVGDVAKRCAGSPLAATALGSVLSTKTTAREWKDVLRRKKICDDRNGILPVLKLSYNCLPSHMRQCFAFCAMFPKDYEIDVEMLIQLWMANGFIPVLQGEEHPEISGWEYSIRRRLACLK, from the exons ATGCTGGCAGTCTCCATTTTCCCCAAAAGCTGCTTCTCAAACCCATCGTCTACCTTCGCCACCCTCTCCACCTTGCAACTGTGTTTCCCTGTGTCCACTATCCTGCGCGTGTGTTCTGATCGAGCTCCAGGCGTTCCGATGGCTGAGGTACTGGCCACCATGGTGGTCGGGCCACTGGTGTCCATGGTGAAGGAGAAGGCCTCCAGCTACCTCCTGGAGCAGTACCAGGTGATGGAGGGCTTGGAGAAGCAGCACAAGCTCCTCAAGCGCAAACTGCCGGCCATCCTGGACGTCATCACCGACGCCGAGGAGCAGGCGGCAGCCAAGCGAGAAGGGGCGAAAGCTTGGCTGGAGGAGGTCCGGCAAGTGGCCTACCAGGCGAATGACGTCTTGGACGAGTTCAAGTACGAGGCGCTCCGCCGCAAAGCCAGGGAGGAGGGGCACTACAAGGAGCTCGGCATGGATGTAATAAAGCTCTTCCCTTCTCACAACCGTTTTGTGTTCCGTAAAAGGATGGGCAACAAGCTCCGCATGATTTTGGAAGAACTTGATGTCCTTATCGCAGAGATGAATTGTTTCGGGTTCAAATTCCGACCAGGGCCACCAGTGCCCGTAAATCACTTGAGGGAGAATAGTTCTAAAATCATCGACCCTGTGGACATTGCCGGCAGATCCAGAGCTGGAGACAAGGAGAAGATTATTAAGTCGTTACTTGATAAAGCTAGCAATGTGAAGCTCACTGTCTTTCCTATCGTCGGGATGGGAGGGATGGGGAAGACCACCTTAGCCCAGCTTGTTTACAATGATCCTGAGATTCAGAAGCATTTCCAGCTGCGACTATGGGTGTGCGTCTCTGACAACTTTGATGTGGATACTCTGGCTAAAAGAATTGTGGAAGAAGCTAAGAAGAAGTTTGAAACGAAAGAAGCTAAGAAGAATGGTTGTCATGCAAATGGAAGTTCAGCATTGGACAAGCTTCAAAATGCAGTGAGTGGGAAGAGGTACCTCCTTGTACTGGATGATGTCTGGAACCGTGATGAGGCACACAAGTGGGAAAAACTGAAGTCCTACCTTCATGGTGGCAGTGGCAGCTCAGTGTTGACAACAACTCGTGATCAAGAAGTTGCAAAACTAATGATGGGTACAGCTGAAGGAGCCTATGAACTTGGACGCTTGGGTGAAAATTTCATAGAGGAAATTATCAAGTCAAGAGCATTCAGCTCAAAACAAGAAAAGGATTGGCCTCGTGAACTAGTTAACATGGTTGGTGATGTTGCAAAGAGATGTGCTGGTTCTCCTTTAGCTGCTACAGCATTGGGCTCTGTGTTAAGTACCAAGACCACCGCGCGTGAATGGAAGGATGTGCTAAGGAGAAAAAAGATTTGTGATGATAGAAACGGAATCTTACCAGTACTCAAGCTTAGTTACAATTGCTTGCCATCACATATGCGGCAATGCTTTGCTTTCTGTGCTATGTTTCCCAAGGATTATGAGATTGACGTGGAAATGTTGATCCAGTTATGGATGGCTAATGGTTTTATCCCAGTGCTACAAGGAGAAGAACATCCTGAAATTTCag GATGGGAATATTCAATTAGGAGGCGGCTGGCATGCTTGAAATAG